From Candidatus Methanoplasma cognatum, one genomic window encodes:
- a CDS encoding S26 family signal peptidase codes for MDKDVKHAVIVVIAAVIIVAVAFVGVSTASGVSPFQTVIESGSMQHGIGSEIGIIDTGDVVILKSKDKVDIRTFVDGYKTGYKKFGNYGDVIIYGRDTGNPIIHRAILWLDYNGDGTWSAPSLKDYPSDLWSCASGDDYNKLSGWLSLTNMGYTNTIYAALDLNTLVSVKPASGYITMGDNNPGFDQPASVSGVNGLISYEQIRSVAWIEVPWVGAFKMILNDNKDALERWVPNTIPNLTAASLLVLFLIIGISFLFDYRFFWKYRKEMNEELYAPAPLFPVEDEDDE; via the coding sequence GTGGACAAGGATGTCAAGCATGCAGTAATCGTGGTCATCGCCGCGGTCATCATCGTAGCCGTCGCTTTCGTCGGCGTCTCCACGGCCTCGGGCGTCAGCCCTTTTCAGACGGTCATCGAATCCGGAAGCATGCAGCACGGGATAGGGTCGGAGATCGGTATCATTGACACCGGGGACGTGGTCATCCTTAAGAGTAAAGATAAGGTCGATATCCGGACATTCGTCGACGGTTACAAAACAGGATACAAGAAGTTCGGCAATTACGGCGATGTCATAATCTACGGCCGGGATACCGGCAATCCCATAATACATAGGGCCATCCTCTGGCTCGATTATAACGGCGACGGCACCTGGAGCGCCCCCAGTCTGAAAGACTACCCCTCGGATCTCTGGTCCTGCGCAAGCGGTGATGATTACAATAAACTGTCCGGGTGGCTTTCTTTGACGAATATGGGTTACACCAACACGATATATGCTGCCTTGGATCTAAACACGCTTGTGAGCGTCAAACCAGCCAGCGGATATATTACTATGGGGGACAACAACCCGGGATTCGACCAGCCGGCCAGCGTAAGCGGGGTGAACGGCCTGATATCATACGAACAGATAAGATCGGTCGCATGGATAGAGGTGCCTTGGGTGGGGGCGTTCAAAATGATCTTAAATGATAATAAAGATGCTCTGGAAAGATGGGTTCCCAATACGATACCCAACCTCACCGCCGCCTCTCTGCTTGTATTGTTCCTTATTATCGGTATAAGTTTCCTTTTTGATTACAGATTTTTCTGGAAATACAGAAAAGAAATGAACGAAGAACTATACGCCCCCGCCCCCCTATTTCCAGTGGAAGATGAAGATGATGAATAA
- a CDS encoding ORC1-type DNA replication protein has translation MGIFDDSKNKRNVLIKDRSILQTTYIPDQLPHRENEISNIVDIITPSLYKNRPSNIFLTGKTGTGKTAVLHYIGKELKKADPEEENCSFVYVNCEIVDNSYAILFNISNQIIKDQNNRIPFTGWSLDRVYDTIIQYVDERNKVLIIVLDEIDRVLQKSGDDIFYFLTTMNEVLKNSKISIIGVTNNTKFMELISPKIKSRLGEEKIVFSPYNAEQLQDILKGRAKLAFEPGVMEDGVIPYCAALSAQDSGDARKALDLLRVSAEIAERNGDISITEAHVKSARNRIEMDAVVEVIKTLPAQSKIVLRSIIENHERKDTAVITGDVYSVYKEICNILSFNTLKEKRVADLISELDMLGIIHARVKSFGRNGRTREIELNINKEIIEFIMKDELFEPLLKHKQIKQTKLL, from the coding sequence ATGGGGATATTCGACGATTCAAAAAACAAAAGGAACGTTCTCATAAAGGACAGAAGCATCCTTCAGACAACGTACATACCTGATCAGCTTCCCCACAGAGAGAATGAGATAAGCAATATTGTCGATATAATAACCCCTTCACTCTATAAGAACAGACCATCCAACATATTCCTTACGGGGAAGACCGGGACAGGAAAAACGGCAGTTCTGCATTATATCGGAAAAGAATTGAAGAAAGCTGATCCTGAAGAAGAAAATTGCAGTTTTGTCTATGTGAATTGTGAGATCGTTGACAATTCATATGCAATCCTTTTCAATATTTCCAATCAGATAATCAAAGACCAGAATAATAGGATACCTTTCACAGGATGGAGTTTGGATAGGGTCTATGATACAATAATACAATACGTTGATGAACGTAATAAAGTGCTGATAATTGTTTTAGATGAGATAGACAGGGTCCTTCAGAAAAGCGGGGATGATATATTCTATTTCCTGACAACAATGAATGAAGTACTAAAGAATTCAAAGATATCAATAATCGGAGTTACTAACAATACAAAATTCATGGAACTTATATCTCCGAAGATAAAAAGCAGACTTGGGGAAGAGAAAATAGTATTCTCCCCATATAATGCAGAACAGTTACAAGATATTCTTAAAGGAAGGGCCAAACTCGCGTTTGAACCGGGAGTAATGGAGGATGGAGTGATCCCGTATTGCGCAGCGTTATCGGCTCAGGATTCCGGCGACGCAAGAAAAGCATTGGATCTTCTCAGAGTCTCGGCGGAGATCGCTGAAAGAAATGGGGATATATCCATTACGGAAGCTCATGTCAAATCCGCAAGGAACAGAATAGAGATGGATGCTGTGGTGGAAGTGATAAAGACACTCCCCGCTCAGTCAAAGATAGTATTGAGAAGTATAATAGAGAATCATGAAAGAAAGGATACGGCTGTGATAACAGGCGATGTCTATTCTGTCTATAAGGAAATATGTAATATATTGAGCTTCAACACCTTAAAAGAAAAAAGGGTTGCGGATCTTATATCTGAGTTGGATATGCTTGGAATAATACACGCAAGGGTCAAGTCTTTCGGAAGGAACGGAAGGACCAGGGAGATAGAGCTCAACATCAATAAAGAAATTATTGAATTCATAATGAAAGACGAGCTTTTCGAGCCATTGCTGAAACATAAACAGATCAAACAGACCAAGCTATTGTGA
- a CDS encoding cytidine/deoxycytidylate deaminase family protein codes for MDRPSNDEYFMSMAELAAQRSTCVRRRVGAVIVKDKHVLSTGYNGSPKGTRHCEDLGCIREQLNIPSGTRHELCRGVHAEQNAVAQAAYFGVSVKDATIYTTTFPCSMCTKILINSGIVEVVYKTGYVDDLSKDLLSETKIKVRCFPETAGCSPLG; via the coding sequence ATGGACAGGCCCTCCAATGATGAGTATTTCATGAGCATGGCCGAACTTGCCGCACAGAGGTCGACATGCGTAAGGAGGAGGGTCGGGGCGGTCATCGTGAAGGATAAGCATGTTCTTTCCACAGGATACAACGGATCGCCCAAGGGCACAAGGCACTGCGAGGACCTCGGGTGCATAAGGGAGCAGCTGAACATACCGTCTGGCACAAGGCATGAATTGTGCAGGGGGGTGCACGCCGAACAGAACGCCGTTGCGCAGGCGGCGTACTTCGGAGTAAGCGTTAAAGATGCCACCATTTACACAACAACGTTCCCATGTTCCATGTGCACAAAGATACTTATCAATTCCGGAATAGTCGAAGTAGTTTACAAGACTGGGTATGTGGATGATCTGTCAAAGGATCTTCTTTCCGAGACCAAGATAAAGGTCCGCTGTTTCCCGGAAACGGCCGGATGCTCCCCATTGGGGTAA